In Drosophila miranda strain MSH22 chromosome XR, D.miranda_PacBio2.1, whole genome shotgun sequence, the genomic window GCTTACTATAGTATTATTATACGTTTGAGGATGTATGTActtatttacatatgtacaaggTTGGTTCTATACGTTATTATATGTTGTGGAGGAATTATTATCTAAAATACTAattgtgtatatgtatatgtacaggGATGATTGTTTATGAGGTTATATGTAGTGAATGATTTTAGATTGGTCTAGATAGTTGAGGATTATTTTTGCGTTTTTGGTGTTAGGGTTGGAGATGTATTGCATGGGGTCGGTGTTATGGAATATTGAGGATCTTTGAAGAGAGAGGGCGGGGCATGTGTATAGTATGTGTCTTATGTCTATGGTTGGGTTGTGGCACAGTGGGCATGCGTTGGAGGATGTTTTATCCATGTAGTGGGCATTGGTGAATCTTGTGTGCCCTAGTCTCAATCTATTTAGGATGACTTGGTGTCTTCTGTTAAGGTTGTTTAGGTTTTTGGGGGGAGGATGAGTGGAAGATAGGTTGATAACTTGTTGGTACCAGGGGGAAGTCTTAGTGAGGAGGTCTGTTTGTTTAGTTATGAGGATTTTCTTAAGGTATAGTGAGATGTCGTTAGAATTATGATTGGGGGTATATATGAGGGGTAGTTTGGAGGTAGTTTTGGCTGCGGTGTCAGCAATTTCGTTCCCTTTTATGCCAATGTGGCTAGGTATCcatataattgttatttttgggaAAAGTTTGGTGACGAGGTTACGGATTGTGGTGGGGTAGTACGAGGAATTGTTGGGATTGGTAATTGCGGATATAGAGGAGAGTGAATCAGTGCAGATAGCGTATCTTCCGCGTTTGTTGCGGCTTAGTAGAATGGCTTCGTGGATAGCTATGATTTCGCTGGAAAGGACTGAGGAGTACTGTGGAAGTAGTCCGGATTTTATGGTTGATGTCTCATTGCAGATGCTATAGCTGGTAATGCCTGCTGCTTTGGACCCTTCTGTGTATAGGAAGGTGTGTTGGTGGAGGTTGGATTTGATGGAGTGGAAGAGTTGGTGGAAGACTATTGGGGGGGTGGTGTTTTTATCGTGTTTGGATAGGGTGATGTTGGTTGCTTTAAGGATGGTTGTCATGTTGAATTTATTGGTGTTGGAGGTTTTAATCGGGGAGAACGGTATGAGGTTATTCTGGGATAATAATTCTGcaaagaatatatatgtacatttaaGCTAAGGTCTCCCAGCTATTGTCGTACCGTTGATAGCAATTGACACTGTCTGGTGGTGGCAGTGGATCGTAGGTCATAATCGCCTGCTTCTCCTTGGCCACAAAGACGGCCAGGGGAACCTTCTCCTTGTAGTCGGAGAGTATCACATGCCGCAAAATGGGTCGTGGCGGTGTGCCGCCATAGCGTACGGACCGTTTCTCTTTGTATTCACTAACAACAGGGTCTTTGCTTTCGATGCGATCGAGTACGATGTTGACATTGGACTCCAGCCACGGCAGCACCTCGGTCGAACGCCAAACGACTCGAGCACGGCACACATACAAGCACACAAGCTGGTGCAGGGCGGGCGATTGACTGGAGGAAAGGGAAATGGAGAGAGAGCGATAACGTATTAGATAGCGATAATCAAAACCCTCTTCCAGGTGCCAGAACAATCACCTTCCCGACACATCCGAGAAGAAATATGACGAGGCCAGCACGCGCTTATCCGTCTGCACCGACATCTCGTCCAGGAGTGGCCTCAACACAGCCGGAAACATAAGGAGTGCATACTGCAGAGCATCGTTGGAGCGATCACAGGCGCCGTGCAGTGTGTACAGGGCCAGGGCGTAGGAGTAGGCCATGTTGGGGAGCTGCGACAGGTTCCGGGCGACATTGTACTCCTCATAGAACTCCACCAGCCAGCCAAACTGTTTGCTCCTCAGGGCGTAGTAGTCGATGACCAGAATCATGGCCAGCGGATCCGTTTCTGGCTGGAGGCTCAGCAGCAGCTTTGAGATCTCAAACGCTGTGCGGCTGCATGCACGCTCTTCCAGATATTGGGCATGCTTGAAGAGCACAATGTAGAATGAGCGGTTCTCCTGGCGACGGTAGTCCAGGCGGCAGTTGCCTGATGTCAGGCTGAAGTTAATGTGCAGCGACGACTCCAGCAGAAGGAGGGCGCGCTCCAGCAGCTCCGCGGCCAGGGCAAAGTCCTCGGTCATCTTGCagacctcgctcagctggaCTAGCGAGTCCACGTGGTAGGGGCAGCGCTTTATAAGCGTGATCAGAAACTCCGAATCGATGCGCTCCAGGGCAGAGAGGAACATGTGCTGCACTCCCTGGTAGTACTGGCTATGCTCGAACGCAAACCACTGTACTGcatcgttgctgctgctgctcttcgtGGACATTGAGGAACCGGGTAACTCGATTGTCGGGAGCAGTTGCATCGTGATGGTGTTCTTGGTGAGCTGTGGCCAGGACTCCCTGGCTGTCACCATATAGGTTGACTTCAGAGTGGGCTTCTGGCGGCCACGCTTGGTTCTGCACAAAAAATGTACCCAATTAGAGCGTAAAGCCACAATAGTTCGGTGGGGATCACTTACTCCACTTTGACCACCCGCTTGCCGAAGGTCCGACGCATCTCGTTGTGCGAATTTAGGTGTCGCAGCTCCACGCTAAGCAGCTTCTTGGTTGCCGAACCGCCAGCAGCtccaacggcagcagcagctgctgcctgctgctttACAGATTGCCTGGGCACTGCATAGTAGACTTTGCCCAACAATGGATCTTTCTCGAAGTACTTGTCCTGCCGCTCGTTGTCCTCGCTGCTGATGTGATTACCGCTGGACTTGACTTTCTTCTTGcgcttctttttcttctttttggcAGCGGCACTGGCGTTCGGCAAAGCAGCCGACGGATGCTCCGTTTCGTTGTCATCCTCCTTGAACTCGCTCTCCGAGAGACTCAGGCCGAGCTGATTCAACTGGAATTGGACGCGACGTTGGAGAATGGGCAGTTGACGTTGAGCTGGCAGTCGTTTGGATGATTCAGACAGGGGCTACGTACCAGATCAAATGGATTTAAATGCGATTTGCGATCTCTGACAGTATTGTAGTCCTCCAGCACGTCATTGTCACTCAATTCCTCGCCCTCTTCGTCGtcgggcggcggcggcagcttGTCAGCGTCGCCCTGCAGCTTCTTCAGCATACGCGCAGACATGGTTGTAGACCAGCTCCGcgatattatattatatttaatttacaaaTTTATTCAGATTTTATTAATTTTCGTACAAAATACGTGTGTATTGTGGCTATCGTTGTGTGTTATCGATCAAATATATCGTGTAATTTCGTGTACATTTGCTTGCCAGTCAAGGCAGGTGTTCTGGTGCTAACCGCTACTATCGATGGTTTTGCTACTAACTATACTATCGTGATACTATCGAGCTAGTATCTGTCGCTTGTCTCTTCCTCTCCGCCAGAGGGCGCACACATTGTACTACGAagcatgatgcaattatacaaggtggtctcgtcggcaaaagttagtcccttaacgtatgctagcaataagtgcgagtgaagggcacatagcatagtgagtgtgagtgagacggtatatgttgatgttgattaacccttaacaTAATGACCATCTCAAACAAAAGGCAGAGTTGGAACATGGCATTCTGATCAAATGCATTATGCAGGCCACCGGCGAACGAAGGTGCAACGGACAGGTGATTGTCAACCCGCTTTTGAAGATCAACTCGAAGCTGAGTGGCATCAACCAAACGCTGAAGAGAGAATTTCGACAGCTTCGTGTCCTACAATAGCCGCTTCCGCAACTCCAATGAAAATtgtatatatgtgtatatgcaTATGGTATAAAtctaaatatatacatataggGGCAATATGTTTAAGCACAAAGAAGTACCATTAAAgaataattataatttaatttatgaaTTTTAGCTTTTTGTTGAAGCGGGAGCGGCTGGTGTACGGAACAACACGTAAAATCCCCAGTTCAAAAAAGTCTCTCTGTTTAGTAAAAATACTCTCTATTTATACAATTACTTCTCTATTTATGCCAGTTTTGAGAATGCTTAAATAGAGCTACAAGTTGAAAAGTTGAAGAGGGAATGGCCAGTGGCGGACAACGGCCAATTGATAGCAATGCTGCAACAGTAGATGCTGGTCAAGGTGCTGAAGGATCAAGGtgaccaacagcaacagacaGACGGTCAATGCAAGTGAAGGATCACACCGCTTTCGCAACTCCAATGAAAATTGATATATATGCAAAGATAAAAGAGaaaaagaatataaaataggagaagtttatgaaaagaaattcggaaaaagaaataaacttcaatcgcgatacaaaaagcaggtagttaaggaaaatcgacaaaataaaatattataatcaacaatagaaacagaattatacataaagataacattaaatattaaGGCAATGTTGTCCATTcttccagaaaatgtatgcgaatatacttatactgacttttgttacATTGACGACTTCAGAAGTAATTTACTATACGCATggtgactatctattgctcaaagacgacagagacgtttacacttatgatCCATACATTGAACTTatccatattactaatttaAGTTTTTAAAGAGAGATAATTGACatagaatccaaatatgtcaacaaatcaattaattcagacgatgagtgggaaatatcaatggacttaagtctactaaaattaatgatttcagagTTAGTGCCAAAACGGAATAAAAGGGGAAttaatgaattaggtaccatttggaaatggatagcaggcagccctgatcacGACGACTTTTTAAAAATACAGAATAAAGTAAATTAATCaattgaaaataataataaacaatttataATAAATTCCAAAGCTTGCaatgaaattgaattgctatcaaattcattaaaaaatgtcatcttcaatgaagaaacgatactgagaaagcatcgtttaaaattaataacttttggtctactaaatttagttgataccataaccctctttaaggtaaacattttcaatacaaaaattttaaataaaaatgaaatagaggacatttataagcatgaaaaacagcctgttgaactgtctgatctacGGGatattgcaacggttaaactGATTCGAAATgcagatttaataatcatttatatAAAATGTCCTCAAATTAACGATCTTGCAAgctttaccatgcaagagccatctcacaagatgatggaattttagttataagtgaaaatgtttgtgaatgtaaggagaaatactatttaatgaataattttaaaagtgagaCTTTTGACAACTACGCACAAATagatttaaagaagacctgtttcaccaatatacttaatggctttagggcaaactgcactaaaaaagggaaaacaacaaagaaatagacatcatacaggatggtgccatattagtttcaggcaaaaataacgtagacaatactactttgatAGGATCGTATCTCATTAtgttcaacaacacaattaaaataaataatataatccacataaatgataagggtaaaattctaaaatacatatcgcatcatagatatacatatataccaaTATACTTGCACATAGATATAAGCATTGCATGTTTCGGGTTAGCTGAACCCAACATGAATATATAAGAATCATTCTGAATAAAGTAACACTGCGGAGCAGACGCTCCAAATGAAATTATCTAAGTTCACTCATATTACAGCAGCGCAAAGAATGGCGAAGGTGTGCCTGGATGATTCCGTTCTACTGGTGGATATATTCGCTGAAGTCTGCAATCTCTGGGAGCTGCCTGAAAATAGCCCCGGCTACATCATAAGCCAGTTCTCACCTAAGAATTCTGTGGAGCGCGGGGACTCTATGTCGCAGCTTATATGCCACTCCTGCATTAATGGGGTCCAGAGTGCATATCGATATAAGCTTAAATTGGACCAAGGACCTGAAAATTATCAACGTTTTCATATAGTTTTATCAAGCGTTTCGGAAAATGAAGAAACGTACACAATTAATAGCAGCGATAAAGAGGAGAATCTCATTCGTGCAAATGAAAGCCATGGGATCGAGGCAGAGCACGAAAAtgagcaaaaataaacaattgaACAAAGAGAATTAGAGGCAGGAGTCAGCGAAAAAGAACCATCCATTTGAAAAAGAGGATTTCTTGGGGACGATGGAAATTCTTATGCTAATATCAACGGATACCGAGAACCAAGAAACCGATGACAGGGCGAAGAATTTCAAATAAtatcagaagaaattagagttctatcagaacttcaaaatttatcgggacgaaacatttaagaatggggggagttaacgtacccaattttattgagctcttatacgagttgtaagcaatctttggctttctaagacgaaaacaatttcaatcttgggcctccgcccaATTGGTTTTTTTCAAGATATAAGGTCTGAGGAATTTTGAACAAATGAGCGGCAGACTGGGAGCATTCTCCAGAGAGAATCGCAGCAGTCAGACGTAAATTAAGCCGCAGCAGCGGAAATCAGCCGAGATTAAGCAGTAACCCTAAAAATTGTTGTTCTCAAACATATCAGACTACCGCGAATAATAATATCAATAAACTATCtctaaataatataataagaAATACTTCTAATTTAATTTAAGAATTTTAACTTTTTTGTTGAAGCGGGAGCGGCTGGCGGCTGAGAGCCGGAAAGCGGTAGCGGCTGGTGGTTCAGAGCCAGAAAGAGGTATGGGGCAAATTAAATTAGGTGGATAAGGTCGGAGGAATTTTGAACAAATGAGTGGAAGACCGCACGTTGCCTCCATTTTATAGGCTGCGGACACGCGAAATTGAAGCAGCGCAGCGCTGCTCCAGACTCATGCGCAGGCGCAGCAGGCTCTCTGCCCGCTTTTCATTGGTTCTGCTTACCGTTACTTTGtatatgtgtgcgtgtgtatgcTGTGCCTGGGTCTATGTAAATCTAGTGATAGACTTTTTCGTGCAATATCTGTCTGTTAGTagataataaaataaaaatatagtAAGCGTAAATATACTTAGCCCAAATAtacattaattttaatttgaaGGCGGAGGATCCCGTGTAAATTTACGGACCAATGTGAAGTCATGtatgaaatatataatatattatgGACAATATTAAGAAAAAAGTTACCAAATAAATCATATACAAAATAAAAGTTCTTCTGATATTGCAGGGCATTCTTCAAAGGTGTGTATAATTTCAAcatcatttaaatttaaactTTTAGTAGAGAGTTCTACGGAATGCAAATGAACGGGAATGGGTGATTCATGCGATTCAGATCATTGCACTCTCAATTCAGAGGTATATGTCCTTATTTTTGCAaagtttatttttatttttccaatAGTTTAAACCACGTTTTACTTTAAATTTCAATCAGTGAAACTAACTTCCTTCTACATTTTGTTTTTCACGTCGTTGTTTGTTTGAAAATATGACAACAAGTTTTGCTGAAAATGTTCTAGAGGTAAAGGTTGAGAAAGGCATTGGCATTCGATCTTTCGTAATCCCCCCATATGCGAATATGAACAAATTGCTTGACTCGACTCCAAGCAATCCATGCTATAAAAAATGTTACGTACACAGATCTTCGCAGCTAAACAGGATTGCCATCAATCAAGTGCCGCTCTCACTCTCGCCGTCGTATCTGTGTACGAGCATCACGATGAAGTTCGGGAAGGGAACCGCATATCCGGCGACGCTAGGCTTGCGCTTGCTCTTAGTTCGATCTTCGCTGATTAATATAATTGCTGTcttttgcatatttattgACTTTCAGTGTCTTAGGGTAATAAATTCAAACATTTTTTGGCTCAAAAGTGTAAACGTACAGTTGGAATACAAATTAAAAACCCTTTTGGGTATATCTTCCATGCACTTGtcttaaaaaaataataaaatataaaacaatAGCTCAATAGTTCTTTGGtaaacagaaaaaaacaaaaactaaatCAAAAGCTACCGTTGAAATTAGTGTACTTTGGAATTGACCAAGAATATTGGAATATCTTAATTGCTAgctacacacacatacacacacaattacatgcatgtacatatgtatgcatatgcatatgtagATTTTTGAACAACATTTTAGAATTTGTTATAGTAAACGTCTTAATTGCACGGTAAATGTTCTTAAAATTCGATAAGGAATTTCTTTCGACTTTGGCTTAAATTTTCTCATGGTTTCGGTTTCCCGTTTCTCATTTTGGTTTGCTCTCTATATAGTATGTCTGACTTGGTTCTTGGCAAGCATATAATGGATTGAATGGCAAGGATAAGGATAAGGTTAAGGATGAGTATTTAAGGGGCAGGATTTCTTAGATAAATCTAACAACGAATTCGAGTATTTCCGAGATTCCTTAAGAGCATATGTATATGAGTATTCTCTAGGTCACTGGTTGCAAAACAATTTCCGTGGGTTGAAGTGAGTGCTGTGTCGTAGGGGATTTGGATGGGATCGGTCGGATCGGAATCATCTCAGCACTGAGATGGAATGCGTATGCCCTGGGTAATGGAGTTCTCCAGCACAATGTGACAGTCGTCGAGCGGCTCCAGAATCTGAATGAAAAAGGTGAGAAGATTGCGGCGCCGCAGGAAGCTCTCCTCGTCGTACATCTCCTGGGTAACTTTGGTGAGGGCCATCGGCTTGATGAGGCGCGTTAGCAGATGCTCTCGGAGGCTCAGGCACATTAGCAGCTGGAACTTTCCATCTTTGCCCAGGGCCGTGCCGTTGATTTCGTCCATTAGCTGCACATACAGACGCCAGATGCTGGTGATCTCACGACGCTTTAGGCTattgccactgccgctgctaTTGCTGAAGGAGGAGTCCATGCTGGAGGCAGAgtcctccagctccagctgcagATTCTGCTCAAAAAGCTCTTTAACCTTGGCTTAAATGGAAATAAGGATTCAAATACGAATCTACAGATGGATTGGCCCTTTCGCTTACTGAAATAATCCCAGATGTAGAGATTTCTGCCAAAGAAACGTGCTGAACGAAAGCCACAGAGGAACACCTGCTCCAGGCATTTGACCAGGCCATCATCGCCGCAGAGGAGGTTCGTTAGAGTGCCCACATCCCGGTCCCTGCTCGGTTTGTAGTGCCACTTGACAATCACATTTACGCAATTGCCCAACTGGTGCTGGATCTCCGATGGCGCCAGCGATTCCTGGCGCTGCACACTGGGACTGCGTGTGCGTGGCGGCGTGCGGGTGTCCGGCACTAGCTCGGCATTCTTCACACTCGTCGAGATGCGTTGGCCCACCAGCAAACGCTCTGTGGAGTCATCGTCCACGCCACGGCCCAGCCATCGGCCACAGGGGAATCTGCAAAAGTGcgaaacatttcaattgagaATGGGACAACTATTTGGATGGGGTTGTTTCTGGCTCACTTGTAGGTGTGTCCGGTGACCTCATTGCGCATCACCACCTGCTCCACGAGCCACTTGTGGCTGGGCCCCGAATTGTCGTGACCAATGCGCATGGTTGTCAAGAGGCCAAGGTTTTTGTACTGCCAAATGAAAGGAAAGGgtcatttatatatatatatatttatactcGAATATTCTGAGTCAATGCTTACATGAAAAATAAACTCCAGGGAACCCTTGGGCACTGGCACCCGCTGTGTCTCATTCATTGTGCCCGAGACCATGATCCAAACATTGCTGGAGGTGTGATAGGAGCCGTACTTTCGGGAGGGGAAGATGACAACGCGATAGGGCAGCTCTGGGGGCAACAGAGAAGGTGAGAGAGAAGGGTAAGGCAATAGCAGACAGGGGCTAAAGCTAGCTTGGACCTACTCGTTGTGGGATAGATGTTGGTGAAGCTGAAGTAGTCCACGGTATTGAGGGTCAGCAGATGATACAAGAactgctccttctcctcctcgcAGCGCAGAAAGGCCGAACGCTTATACAGTGACCTCAGTAGGCTCTCATCCGAGAGCAGAGTGCGAAAGTGTCGCGACAGCAGTTTTTTCTCCAGCGAGAGACGCACCCAGGCGCGTGTATAGCCAATGTGCGTCTTAATATCAGCCATGGCCAATACGTTTCTATGCGTTTTTCATAGCAGAATTTCAGTCAGTCAATAAAATGATGTAAGGGAAATTTATACAATCTACTTACTTTACATCGAACTCTAGGGACTCTGGCAAAGGACACAGCTGCTCCAGGCCCACAAATTTATTGCGATCACGCGAACGACTGCGGTTGGGGCTGGGCGGCCCATCAAAGTCCGTTTGGAATGTAGAAAGATCTGAAAGGACAGagggatatacatatgtaaataaagAGAAAACTAATGGATGTCCTGTGAACTCACAATCCATTCGCTTGCGCATTGCATTCCATGCCAGTGCTGGCGATGCTGTGGCTATGGCCATCTTATTGCTTTGACTGCTGGATACTGGAGCCGTCTGCTCCACACCGGAACTGTCGCCGCCAATGCGTGCCTCCTGCATTTCAATGTAGGCCTGCAAATGCGCCCAAAGTGCGGACTTTCCCTGCTTATTCTGCAGTCCATGCGACCAGATCTTCTCTAGCAGATCACACATGCTGGCTATCAGAGTGTTCTCCTCGATGCCATCACCCTTGAGGCCCAAAGCCACTGCCTCATTGCCCATCTTCTCCAGCAGCATGCGTTTGCTCTTTGATTTTATGTCctaaaaaagggaaaaaacaGAATGGTGTTAGGGTATTAGGGCTTTGGGGATAGGGGATCCTGTCATTCCTGTATTTACCTTTAGAAGACGCTCTACAAATGTCCAATTAGCTTGGGCTATCAAGGCCGGACTCACATCCGCTGTGGTCAGATTGGCAGACAATCGATTGATGGAATTGGCGCTTGAGGCCTTCTGGTCCAGCGATATCTCCCTGGCCCTCCATTTATTCCCATTCTTAACCCGCCGCAAACTGTTGCCTCTGTGTTTTCCGGTGGTTTGCGGGTGAGAGGAGGATTTTGGTTTGTTTTGATTGAATTATGAAGGTTAGCCGCGAATGAATTAGTTGGAAATTTGATATTCGAGAACAGAAACAGATATATAGGTGGATTAGTGGGGAAAACGTTCGAAAGAAATCAGGTTTAGGGATGTGATCTATTATGTGCAAAGCATGCAAAAACGatagaacaaaacagaacagaacagaaatgATTACAAATGAAAGATACAAAAGacgaaacaaacaaaacaaagtcTCGATTAAGGCTTTGAGAAATGCAGAGTTTATTGTTAAGTGATagaaaaatcaaataaattacTAAAAGGAAATGGAGTGAAGTTCCCCCACGAACAAACTATACATACATTCTATGGTCTATATTTCTAGTTTCTATCCTATATATGGTGTCGTATAACTAACATTAGATAATATCATAAATTTGCTAGCCTTTGCGGGAGCTTAGGTacatttttcctttttttttggggggggggggggggaggggtagTATTATTATTGGAATGAGTGCAAGAGTTAGCTCGGGGTTGGGGCGGGGGCGGGTAGGCGTGCTGCTGTGGAATAAAAACAAATGCATAAAGGGGACTACCTCGAGGCGCACTCCTGGTTCAGCACGCCCTTCTCCAGCAGCGGAAAGCTGCGAAAATATGCCGCTCGATTGGATAGAATCTCGCTGGGAGGCGTCACCTCGATGTCAATGCAATTGAGACGCTTTTCGAAGCCCTGCTGCGAGTCCTGGCTGAGAACGCAAGGCTCATAGCTGGTGGCGCAGATCATGTTCTCACCATGGCGGCGCCTGTTTCGTAATAGAGATGGAGAACAAAACATTAATCTCAGGGTTAAGGGGGTAAGGGAAAACACCTACCTTAAGAGCTTCACGCGATGATCGAACAACTGGAGCTGCTCATCCGGCAGCGATTCCCACATGGATAGTATTTTATTATCAATCAGCGTGGCAAACATCTGAGATTCAAGGAAGCGCGACAAAAACGCCCGATGGTGCTCCGGCTGATCCGAGAGGAACGACGATTTATCAAAGTTCTGCAACGTTTCGCGATTCGACAGCCACTCGTCCTTGGCCTGATTCGGATAGATTACGAAATACTCATACGCATGGAACATGTGCACAAAGCGATTGAGAAAGACCTCCCTCACAGAGTTATTGATGCGCAGATCCTGGTAGTACTGCTCCACGACCGAGAGTTTCGGTTTCTCCGTGCGCCTAGGTACGGGCATGGTGGCATCCACTGCATCCACATCGTGATAAACACCCACGGGGGAGGACGATAGCGAAACAGTGGGACTGCCCACGGGCGACCCACCCTGAGTGCCTCTAATGCCTCCCTTGCGGCGCAGAAAATCAGCAATACGCGGCACATGATCGATCTTTGAGGGATGCGCCGTCAGCGGTTGGTAGTCCACGGGTCCCCCACCCGGTGATTGCCCGGGTCCGGACAGCGTATACACCGTCTCCTGCAGCTGCTGGAAGCGCTCCTTGCTGCGTCGTGCCGCCTGCAGGCCCGTTGGCAAGGTGCAGCTCGAGATCATGGCATCGACGCCGCCGCCACCTCCTACACTGCCGCCACGCCCTGCATACCCATTCTTCAGACTGGGCTCCTGGTCGCGATCTCGCTCAATCTCGAATTTGTCCAGCACCGAACTGATCTCCGCCATAAAATCCTGCTTGTGGGGAAACACAGGCATCTCCTCCGGTAGCTGGATGAGCTTCTTGTCAATGTCCACGAAGCACAGGGCCGCCTCGCTGCCAATCTTATGCGCCGCCTCGCATCCGGCATGTAATCCCATCACAAACGGAACCGGAGCATCCAGGAAATGATGCAATGCAGCGGGCAGAATGGGGGCATAGACATGAGGCCAAACAAATGGAAAGAGCAGCGACGTTATGCATTCGCCCACAATCATGAGTCTTTGGTAGTCTTTAAAAGAGAAAAGGAAACCGAAATCAAGAATGAGGAATAAAGCGATGTGGCATCTTTTTTTTACCTGTTGATCGAAGCAGCACCTGGTTCTCCAGCAGCACACATGTCAGTAGCTGTATGACGCACTCCACGCCCAGATACTTGAAGAGCAGGCGCAGAGGGAAATCGAGAAGCGGTAATTCCGTGGCCAGCAACGGACGCTGCAGGATCAATGCGATGGCCGCCATATGCGGCTCTGTGGGGGGCAAATAAACG contains:
- the LOC108152565 gene encoding DENN domain-containing protein 5B isoform X2, which translates into the protein MHVCVWTKSLNGCLMFIFGAQTTILEAKDDDAAGSSRRSFGAEAMTTRDNVVSSRLSKLMLNNATSSSTTSTATTQNGQTPASMVQSPTSPGEQSELNQLKRDADPQFSRFADYFVICGLDLDTGLEPDRFAGDNLHCSPLDRAYKSKPLAHYPEHVAWNPFDAHGICMLSLPQGLRFRTQKHNIEPRFHSFATTREDGKRCYGFSLVFYEEIRNRNICGAIHTLQSMFITELSNGQQTHSLSRVKQDGPVSRSLPRHFKVAGQAPQSAQSYYDINKDKLYVAKSISLICQAPYAFAAQIFLKNLYRCLPRQPGAGISLESYVYNILYEVMLPQPGKSIRVYLPPTEPHMAAIALILQRPLLATELPLLDFPLRLLFKYLGVECVIQLLTCVLLENQVLLRSTDYQRLMIVGECITSLLFPFVWPHVYAPILPAALHHFLDAPVPFVMGLHAGCEAAHKIGSEAALCFVDIDKKLIQLPEEMPVFPHKQDFMAEISSVLDKFEIERDRDQEPSLKNGYAGRGGSVGGGGGVDAMISSCTLPTGLQAARRSKERFQQLQETVYTLSGPGQSPGGGPVDYQPLTAHPSKIDHVPRIADFLRRKGGIRGTQGGSPVGSPTVSLSSSPVGVYHDVDAVDATMPVPRRTEKPKLSVVEQYYQDLRINNSVREVFLNRFVHMFHAYEYFVIYPNQAKDEWLSNRETLQNFDKSSFLSDQPEHHRAFLSRFLESQMFATLIDNKILSMWESLPDEQLQLFDHRVKLLRRRHGENMICATSYEPCVLSQDSQQGFEKRLNCIDIEVTPPSEILSNRAAYFRSFPLLEKGVLNQECASRSHP
- the LOC108152565 gene encoding DENN domain-containing protein 5B isoform X1; translated protein: MHVCVWTKSLNGCLMFIFGAQTTILEAKDDDAAGSSRRSFGAEAMTTRDNVVSSRLSKLMLNNATSSSTTSTATTQNGQTPASMVQSPTSPGEQSELNQLKRDADPQFSRFADYFVICGLDLDTGLEPDRFAGDNLHCSPLDRAYKSKPLAHYPEHVAWNPFDAHGICMLSLPQGLRFRTQKHNIEPRFHSFATTREDGKRCYGFSLVFYEEIRNRNICGAIHTLQSMFITELSNGQQTHSLSRVKQDGPVSRSLPRHFKVAGQAPQSAQSYYDINKDKLYVAKSISLICQAPYAFAAQIFLKNLYRCLPRQPGAGISLESYVYNILYEVMLPQPGKSIRVYLPPTEPHMAAIALILQRPLLATELPLLDFPLRLLFKYLGVECVIQLLTCVLLENQVLLRSTDYQRLMIVGECITSLLFPFVWPHVYAPILPAALHHFLDAPVPFVMGLHAGCEAAHKIGSEAALCFVDIDKKLIQLPEEMPVFPHKQDFMAEISSVLDKFEIERDRDQEPSLKNGYAGRGGSVGGGGGVDAMISSCTLPTGLQAARRSKERFQQLQETVYTLSGPGQSPGGGPVDYQPLTAHPSKIDHVPRIADFLRRKGGIRGTQGGSPVGSPTVSLSSSPVGVYHDVDAVDATMPVPRRTEKPKLSVVEQYYQDLRINNSVREVFLNRFVHMFHAYEYFVIYPNQAKDEWLSNRETLQNFDKSSFLSDQPEHHRAFLSRFLESQMFATLIDNKILSMWESLPDEQLQLFDHRVKLLRRRHGENMICATSYEPCVLSQDSQQGFEKRLNCIDIEVTPPSEILSNRAAYFRSFPLLEKGVLNQECASRGNSLRRVKNGNKWRAREISLDQKASSANSINRLSANLTTADVSPALIAQANWTFVERLLKDIKSKSKRMLLEKMGNEAVALGLKGDGIEENTLIASMCDLLEKIWSHGLQNKQGKSALWAHLQAYIEMQEARIGGDSSGVEQTAPVSSSQSNKMAIATASPALAWNAMRKRMDYLSTFQTDFDGPPSPNRSRSRDRNKFVGLEQLCPLPESLEFDVKNVLAMADIKTHIGYTRAWVRLSLEKKLLSRHFRTLLSDESLLRSLYKRSAFLRCEEEKEQFLYHLLTLNTVDYFSFTNIYPTTKLPYRVVIFPSRKYGSYHTSSNVWIMVSGTMNETQRVPVPKGSLEFIFHYKNLGLLTTMRIGHDNSGPSHKWLVEQVVMRNEVTGHTYKFPCGRWLGRGVDDDSTERLLVGQRISTSVKNAELVPDTRTPPRTRSPSVQRQESLAPSEIQHQLGNCVNVIVKWHYKPSRDRDVGTLTNLLCGDDGLVKCLEQVFLCGFRSARFFGRNLYIWDYFTKVKELFEQNLQLELEDSASSMDSSFSNSSGSGNSLKRREITSIWRLYVQLMDEINGTALGKDGKFQLLMCLSLREHLLTRLIKPMALTKVTQEMYDEESFLRRRNLLTFFIQILEPLDDCHIVLENSITQGIRIPSQC